One Colius striatus isolate bColStr4 chromosome 7, bColStr4.1.hap1, whole genome shotgun sequence DNA segment encodes these proteins:
- the ASCL2 gene encoding achaete-scute homolog 2 translates to MNGGALPPLPPARRRPASPELLRCKRRLALAALPGTGAAAAAAVARRNERERNRVRLVNLGFAALRQHVPHGAASKKMSKVETLRSAVEYIRALQRLLDEHDAAAFPDGHGRAAVGEGGGGGGGYSSASPSFASSVPGSPCSSEESGYDAALSPEERELLDFTGWLGSY, encoded by the coding sequence ATGAACGGCGGGGCcctgccgccgctgccccccgcccgccgccgccccgcctcCCCCGAGCTGCTGCGCTGCAAACGCCGCTTGGCCTTGGCCGCCCTCCCTGGGaccggcgcggcggcggcggcggccgtgGCGCGGCGTAACGAGCGCGAACGCAACCGCGTCCGCCTGGTCAACCTGGGCTTCGCCGCGCTCCGCCAGCACGTTCCGCACGGCGCCGCCAGCAAGAAGATGAGCAAGGTGGAGACCCTCCGCTCCGCGGTCGAGTACATCCGCGCCTTGCAGCGGCTCCTCGACGAGCACGACGCCGCCGCCTTCCCCGACGGCCACGGGCGAGCGGCCGTCGgggaaggcggcggcggcggcggcggctacTCCTCCGCGTCGCCCTCCTTCGCGTCCTCCGTGCCCGGCTCGCCTTGCTCTTCCGAGGAGAGCGGCTACGACGCGGCGCTTAGCCCGGAGGAGCGGGAGCTGCTGGACTTCACCGGCTGGCTGGGAAGCTACTGA